The genomic region TTGATACGCGTTGTAATCGCTCACGAAGTCCTCGGGACCATAAATCCTCGAGTACTTGACCTGTATCTTACTACCGGTCTTGATCTCAAGGTCCCTCAGTGCCACTCTCACTAACTCTGGGTTCGTTCTGGTACCCGGAGCCACTGGTATTAGGATCACAAGGTCCCTCCCCAGGAGGTTCTCATCCGTAGCCCTCCTGTAACTCACGTAGTAGGACATGTTCTCGGGGGTAGGCAATCTCCTCTCCTCTAGGGAGTTGAAGTGGTCTTTCCAATCTCCGTTCACGACCACCGTGTGATGTGGCAAGTTCATCTCGCCCTCAACCCCAAGGTAACCTAGGATCGTCGAGGGGGCCAGCCTCTTCCTCCACCACTCCCTTTCAACCTGAAACTCGTCAGGTAACAGGGTATCAGAGTAGTGGTAATCCATGTTAAACACGAAAACGTCGCCCTCAACCTCGCCTGAGGGCGTGACCACTGACTTAACCCTGTTCCCGTCAACCTTTACCTTCGTGACGGGTGAATTTAGCCTGAACTCTACTCCCGCCCTCTTACACGCCTGATACAGTTTATCCACATACCCCTCAAACCCTCCCTTTGGGTAATACACGCCCTTACCGTAAATCGCGTAATTTACCATGGCGTACACGGCAGGAGTATTGAAGGGAGAACCACCCAGGAAAACGGATGAGAAACCCATGGCCTTCCTCATGAGGTCGGTGTTGAAGTACCTTGAGTTGAACTTATCTAGGCTCTCCCACAGGGGAATCCTCCCGAGATTTGATAGAATCTCCTTGTCCAGGAAGTCAAGGTAGGTCATCTCCTTGTTTAGGAACTTTCTAAGGGAAACCTCATACATGAAACCCGTGTCCTTCAGGTAACCCTCCATCTCCTCTGTGATCTCGTGGAAGGTTATGGATTCGCCTTTCTCCCCCAGTTTACCATTCTCCACCCGCACTAGGGGATTGACCTCAATCACGGGATGGGGACTCTCGCCTACCTCATGGAAGAACCTCTCGAAGACCTCGGGCATTAGATACCAGGAAGGCCCCATGTCAAACTTGAATTCTCCTGCCTTGAATGACCTCGCCCTGCCTCCCACACTGGAGTTCTTCTCTATTACAGTCACTTCCTCAAACTTTCCCTTGAGGAGGAGGGCCGTGGAGAGTCCGCCAATCCCTCCACCCACTATAACTGCCCTCATGTCACTTCTTCACCTGAATCTCTGGAGGTATCTTATCAAGACCCCTTATCACGAACAGGAAGCCCCAATTCCCCTCGCCCTCGGCGTGGTGAACCTCGTGAACCAGGATTAATTCCCTGAAGGGACTGTGCCTCGTTCCCCAACTCCTGAGGTGAAGATGCCTATCATGAATGATCATGTCATGCACGAAGAAGTAGGCCACCCCATAACCTGTTAAACCTAATCCTGCACTTAGTGCTAGAAGGTTCCCGTGAAGAATACCCTGGAAGATCAGGAGAATCGCAACTCCTGCAAACAAGAGCCCGAACAGATCGTTCTTCTCTATCTCTGCCTGCCTCTCCCTGTGATGATCCTGGTGGACCGACCACATAAACCCGTGCATCACGTATTTGTGCATTCCCCTGGCCACGAACTCCATTCCCACAAACGTGGCGAGGAAAACGCCCGCATACTCTAGAATATTTTCCATAATCATGAGTGTGTAGACGATCTACCCCTTTTAAATATGAATTAGACTTCTTCTTTCAGTTCCCTATAGTCTTCAGTTAAAGAGTTTCTTACAAATGCATTAAGCTTGTTTAACAGGGTTTAACGTGATACAACTTGAACAAACAACTTGATGAGATTTTCAAGCGGGGCAGCACCACTTATTACAACAGTACCCTGTTCTTTCCACCCAAGATCAGGGAAGACGTGACGAAGCTTTACGCCTTTGTGAGGGTCTTTGACGACCTAGTGGACAGCGTTCCACAGAGGAGGGAGGAGTTCTACGCGTTGAGGAAGTTTTATGAAAGGGAGAGGGATGGGTATAACACGGGGAATGCGGTTCTCGAGAACTTTGTGGAGCTCATGAGGAGGAAGGACTTCGACGAGGAGTGGGTCGAAGCTTTCCTGAACGCCATGGAGACTGACCTTCACAAGAGGGTGTATTACACCCTAGGGGAGACGCTGGTGTATATGTACGGCTCGGCTGAGGTTATAGGCCTCTTCATGATGAAGATCTTGGATCTTCCTAAGGAGGCTGAACCCTACGCTAAAATGCTTGGGCGGAGCATGCAGTACCTGAACTTTATCAGGGATGTCAAGGAGGATGAGTATCTAGGAAGGCAGTACTTACCAGTCGAGGACATGGAGAGATTTGGCGTTGAGGGGCTCCAGTGCACCGACGGTTTCAAGGAATTCATGAGGTTTCAGGTTGAGAGATACTTGGATTTCGAGAGGGAGGCAGAGAGGGGTTATAGGTTCATACCCAACAGGTATCTGATACCGATCAAGACGGCCTCGGAAATGTATAAGTGGACAGGGCTAACCATAAGGGCCTCTCCCTGCATTGTCCTCTCTAGGAAAGTGAAGCCCAGGAAAAGGAAGATAGTTCTCTCGGTCATGAAGAACTCTGTGGGTGTGTATCTATGGAGATCCCTTTCCTCATTGGTAGGTTTGCCTACTCTGAGATAGACTCCATGATGTTCTTCCCGACCCTGGCAATATCCCTGTGGATGGGCGGGAGGAACTACCTGGCACTTCTCAAGTCGATTCTGGTTGTAGCTCCCCTCTACCTGTTCTGGGACTTCCTTGCAACCTACAGGGATTCGTGGGTCTTCAATCCCTCGTACGTGTTGGGAGTGTACGTGTATAACTTGCCCGTAGAGGAGGTTCTATTCTTCGTAGTAACTCCGTTTGCTACGATCATGATTTATGACTTCCTTAGGGGAAGGCCGGACAGGAGGGTGAAGTGGGGCTCCTGGATGGGGGTCGTGGTGGGGGTACTCTCAATCTTGTCATCGCCACTCTTCATGGCCCATTCCTACACCTTTGTGGATTTGTTGTATCTGGGAATGGGACTAATCCTGACCTGGGTAATGGACAAGGGAATGCTCGAGTCCCTAAACTTCTGGAAATTCATGGGATTGAGTTATGTCCCCTTCATGGTTTTCGATTTCTTCTTGACCGCTCTCCCTGTGGTGGAGTATGGTTCCGGTAGCATACTTGGGGTAAGGGTAATCACTATCCCTGTGGAGGACTTCATGTACTCCTTCTCCATGTTAACCCTGTATACCCTCTTTTACAGGCACTTTCTCGGGATACAGAACACGGTGAGGTGATTGGATGCCCAGCGTGACAATCACGGAGGAAATTGAGAGGTTGTTTAGGGGTTCCCCAGAGGACGTGAAGACGATATACTCAAGGTTCTCTAGGGAGGATATAATCAAGTGGATGAGGGAGAGACCTAGCGCAGACATGAGGTTTGTGGAGGTGGAGGGGGACAAGGAAGTAATCGTTGTGGTTCCCACGGCAAATGCCTCAGGGGAACTCGCGAGGAGGACTAGGTCACATTTCGCTGGTCTTCACCTCGTCTTCGTGGAGAGCAACGGTCCCCTATTCAATTACGCGAGGAGTGTGAACGCGGGCGTGAACCTTGGGCTAAGTTATGACCCCAAGTGGGTGGTGATCTCGAATGACGATCTAACCAGGGTGGAGGGCGTGAGTAAACTCAAGGATCAGTTAAGCACCGTATCTAACGCTGACCTGGTCATGGCCTCTCCGAGCAGTTACCACACATATCCCGTACTTCTCATGGAGCCCAAGTCCTGGTTCATCAAGGGGATGGGCGTCTTTGGAAAGATGTTCCGTATGCCCCCAGCCAAGGTTTATGGTGAGCTCCTAGCCTTTAGGGAGAAGCTGGGGATAAGGTACGTCACAATGATAGAGAGCATGGTGGGGCCCATGGCCAAGGTTGCGGGGAAGAGCATCAGGGTTTTGAACGCTGGAAGTTTCGCTGTAATAAGGCCTAGGAGGAGTCCCCTGGACGAGACCTTCATAAACTCGCATGAGGACCTTGTGCTCTCAATGACCTCGAGATACACAGTGATCAAGTACAAGATTGACGAGGAAAGGGGGGCCAGCCTGGGATTCGGTGAAGCTAGGTTCGTTAGGACATTTGTAAACGAGATATACCTAAACTACCTCTTGGAGAAGGGATTGTTACCTATCTAGAACTGAGGCTAGATGTGCAATCCCACCGTGATCCTTCCCAAAACTTGAAGGATTGACGGAAAACTCAGATTAACCACCATCTTCTCCTTATCTCCCTACATCCAACTCTGGAGTAAGACCTTATGGCAGGAATGTTATCTTCCCTAACATGTAACAGGGGAATAGCTCCGTTGCTTCTAGCCTCCCACGCCATTGCCTTCACTATCTCTCCCGCGTAACCCCTTCCTCTATACTCTGGCAATGTGAAGACTCCTCCTATGATCCATACCTCCGGTAACTTAACTAGGAAACTTCCAATGGAAACTAGTTTACCATCTATCTTGACTCCAAAGGTTTTCCCTATCAACCTATTGGCTCTCTCGTATGAAATCATTCCCGTGGAGATTTCCCTGACCTTGACAAGCATGTCCAGATCCTCATCTCTCAACCTAGTCACAACTGCGCTAGGCTCTGGAGATTCACATACCATGTCAATATATCTCGTGGCCTTGAGCCATGGAAACCTACTTGAGATGAGATCAACATTCTCAAGGTTATACGTTTGAATATTGTGTACCTCCACGTCAGGGATCAGTTTTACCGCATCTCCGTAGATCAAGATATCGTTTCTTCCAAGGCCTTTCCAAATAAGTACCATGGAATCCTTATCCATGATCAGGGATGTCCTCACGGCTTCCTCTGGAGTAATTAGATCGTAGTAGGGGTAGGCGTAAGTCAACGGATCTTTGGCATAAAGACTGCTTATCCTATTCTTGACATCTTGAGTAAGTTCGTTAAGGGTATTATATGAGTACATAGTGAATACAAGTAATAACAACGTTATATTAAGTCATTATTCGAAAGCATAGATGTTGGATCCGCCCTGAACACTGGAGGCGCTTGGCTCAAATAAGAAGGAGTCGTGTTTTTAACATTACCACTACGATTTTCTGAATGATTCATACTTACCATTTATACATGAAGTTAAGAGACGATCAAAATAGGGTATGTAACCTTATATTAATGATATAGGCAACTTCACGTCTTAGTCTTATAGTATAAAAATACCAATTTTACTTTATTCTGCTCTAATCACGTGTTCATCTCTGAGACAATAGCTTCTTTGCCTCCTCGACCTCCTTCTTGTCCACTTCCTTATAGGTTAACCACCACGCGAAACCCTTGAACTGTTGTAGCCTCAGCCTTGAGTCCTTAACTGTTCTAGGTGGAGGGTTGAGCACGTTATCACCAATTATCTCGTTGTTGGGCCAGTTTGCGGGTATCACGTTACCAGTCTTGTCCACTAGTTGTAATGCCTTGATGCTCCTCAGTATCTCACTTATATTTCTTCCAATTTCTAGCGGATAATACATGATTAGTCTCACTATGCCCTTGGGATCCACTATGAAGACTGCCCTCACGGTAGCTGTTGAGGACTCTGCATGCAACATTCCCAACTTCTTCGCAACGTTACCCATGGGGTCAGCTATGATGGGGAACGGGA from Metallosphaera sedula DSM 5348 harbors:
- a CDS encoding phytoene desaturase family protein translates to MRAVIVGGGIGGLSTALLLKGKFEEVTVIEKNSSVGGRARSFKAGEFKFDMGPSWYLMPEVFERFFHEVGESPHPVIEVNPLVRVENGKLGEKGESITFHEITEEMEGYLKDTGFMYEVSLRKFLNKEMTYLDFLDKEILSNLGRIPLWESLDKFNSRYFNTDLMRKAMGFSSVFLGGSPFNTPAVYAMVNYAIYGKGVYYPKGGFEGYVDKLYQACKRAGVEFRLNSPVTKVKVDGNRVKSVVTPSGEVEGDVFVFNMDYHYSDTLLPDEFQVEREWWRKRLAPSTILGYLGVEGEMNLPHHTVVVNGDWKDHFNSLEERRLPTPENMSYYVSYRRATDENLLGRDLVILIPVAPGTRTNPELVRVALRDLEIKTGSKIQVKYSRIYGPEDFVSDYNAYQGTAFGLSHTLNQTGPFRLPMRNRKLRNMYYVGQYTQPGIGVPMVTLSALLVRDKILKEL
- a CDS encoding sterol desaturase family protein, whose product is MIMENILEYAGVFLATFVGMEFVARGMHKYVMHGFMWSVHQDHHRERQAEIEKNDLFGLLFAGVAILLIFQGILHGNLLALSAGLGLTGYGVAYFFVHDMIIHDRHLHLRSWGTRHSPFRELILVHEVHHAEGEGNWGFLFVIRGLDKIPPEIQVKK
- a CDS encoding phytoene/squalene synthase family protein — protein: MNKQLDEIFKRGSTTYYNSTLFFPPKIREDVTKLYAFVRVFDDLVDSVPQRREEFYALRKFYERERDGYNTGNAVLENFVELMRRKDFDEEWVEAFLNAMETDLHKRVYYTLGETLVYMYGSAEVIGLFMMKILDLPKEAEPYAKMLGRSMQYLNFIRDVKEDEYLGRQYLPVEDMERFGVEGLQCTDGFKEFMRFQVERYLDFEREAERGYRFIPNRYLIPIKTASEMYKWTGLTIRASPCIVLSRKVKPRKRKIVLSVMKNSVGVYLWRSLSSLVGLPTLR
- a CDS encoding lycopene cyclase domain-containing protein; this translates as MEIPFLIGRFAYSEIDSMMFFPTLAISLWMGGRNYLALLKSILVVAPLYLFWDFLATYRDSWVFNPSYVLGVYVYNLPVEEVLFFVVTPFATIMIYDFLRGRPDRRVKWGSWMGVVVGVLSILSSPLFMAHSYTFVDLLYLGMGLILTWVMDKGMLESLNFWKFMGLSYVPFMVFDFFLTALPVVEYGSGSILGVRVITIPVEDFMYSFSMLTLYTLFYRHFLGIQNTVR
- a CDS encoding GNAT family N-acetyltransferase; its protein translation is MYSYNTLNELTQDVKNRISSLYAKDPLTYAYPYYDLITPEEAVRTSLIMDKDSMVLIWKGLGRNDILIYGDAVKLIPDVEVHNIQTYNLENVDLISSRFPWLKATRYIDMVCESPEPSAVVTRLRDEDLDMLVKVREISTGMISYERANRLIGKTFGVKIDGKLVSIGSFLVKLPEVWIIGGVFTLPEYRGRGYAGEIVKAMAWEARSNGAIPLLHVREDNIPAIRSYSRVGCREIRRRWWLI
- a CDS encoding peroxiredoxin → MSERIPLIGEKFPELEVDTTQGRIKLPDAFSGKWFVIFSHPGDFTPVCTTEFVSFAKRYQEFKNLNTELIGLSVDSNISHIEWVNWIEQNLKVEIPFPIIADPMGNVAKKLGMLHAESSTATVRAVFIVDPKGIVRLIMYYPLEIGRNISEILRSIKALQLVDKTGNVIPANWPNNEIIGDNVLNPPPRTVKDSRLRLQQFKGFAWWLTYKEVDKKEVEEAKKLLSQR